One genomic window of Cydia pomonella isolate Wapato2018A chromosome 6, ilCydPomo1, whole genome shotgun sequence includes the following:
- the LOC133518666 gene encoding uncharacterized protein LOC133518666 produces the protein MGGSQSTRKLSVDNENAIQVSQDALERIQAQLAANQAAQPAAPAAPQFVPPQYYESRRQQQDNAAEEAYWARRIEGLKRAHEKINSGMQIEYQKTLKEANDLFELAQKDKIASKLPPCQEEKAKVLQCYSTNPDKSLLCAVLVNDFNECVCKSRVAAVSAS, from the exons atggGAGGCTCGCAAAGCACAAGAAAACTAAGCGTGGATAACGAAAATGCTATTCAAGTTTCACAGGACGCGTTAGAAAGGATACAGGCTCAACTGGCCGCGAAT CAAGCAGCTCAGCCAGCAGCGCCTGCGGCACCTCAGTTCGTCCCGCCTCAGTACTACGAGTCGCGAAGGCAGCAACAAGACAACGCGGCAGAAGAGGCCTACTGGGCTCGAAGGATCGAAGGTCTAAAGCGAGCACACGAGAAAATCAACAGTGGGATGCAGATTGAATATCAAAAGACGCTGAAAGAGGCCAATGATTTGTTTGAGTTAGCACAGAAGGATAAAATTGCCAGTAAGCTACCACCATGTCAAGAGGAAAAAGCAAAG GTCCTGCAATGCTACAGCACAAACCCCGACAAGTCCCTGCTGTGTGCGGTGCTAGTGAATGACTTCAATGAATGTGTCTGCAAGAGCAGAGTGGCTGCTGTGTCCGCGTCTTGA
- the LOC133518667 gene encoding uncharacterized protein LOC133518667, with product MQNQPTEPEPKKRRVPLYPGFPELARSDVSIHPSYTKLALAYRVVCRHRYHWAKVAQRRQFMKELHSFERLQPLALGGVRVHREFSQGILSHVIPPRRYIQKLTPDPLNSKQRMRVEEIISGRANFSQK from the exons ATGCAGAATCAGCCAACGGAGCCGGAGCCCAAGAAGCGCCGGGTGCCGCTGTACCCCGGGTTCCCGGAGTTGGCGCGGTCCGACGTCAGCATACATCCGAGCTACACCAAGCTGGCCCTGGCTTA TCGCGTAGTCTGCCGCCACCGCTACCACTGGGCCAAGGTCGCCCAGCGCCGCCAGTTCATGAAAGAGCTCCACAGCTTCGAGCGTCTCCAGCCGCTCGCGCTCGGCGGCGTCCGCGTGCACCGCGAGTTCTCGCAGGGCATACTGTCTCACGTTATACCGCCACGGAGATATATACAGAAGCTTACCCCGGACCCGCTGAATAGTAAGCAAAGGATGCGAGTTGAGGAGATTATCAGTGGTCGGGCTAACTTTAGCCAGAAATAA
- the LOC133518665 gene encoding uncharacterized protein LOC133518665: MPDVEMDRVPENGSDAESSTQDSVDNNSVSTSGKLINKKKTRKRGIIFLSTIPPYMNVAKIREIFSQFGEVGRIYLQSSAKPGEKRKRVPNQFTEGWVEFQKKKVAKEVALRLNNTKIGTRKKSRYYDMIWNIKYIPRFKWIHLSERLAYEKAAMKQRLRAEISQAKKEAHYLQTNVEKSKRLKKKKAVKED, translated from the exons ATGCCAGACGTAGAAATGGATCGCGTCCCAGAAAACGGTTCTGATGCGGAATCGTCTACTCAAGACAGCGTAGACAACAACTCTGTTTCAACGTCTGGAAAGTTGATTAACAAGAAGAAAACTAGGAAACGTGGAATAATATTCCTATCTACAATCCCTCCTTACATGAATGTTGCTAAGATACGAGAAATATTTAGCCAGTTTGGTGAAGTTGGGAGAATTTATCTGCAGTCTAGTGCTA AGCCTGGAGAAAAGCGCAAACGCGTACCAAATCAATTCACTGAGGGCTGGGTAGAGTTCCAGAAGAAGAAAGTAGCAAAAGAAGTAGCCCTTAGACTGAACAACACTAAAATCGGCACAAGAAAAAAGTCCCGCTACTATGACATGATTTGGAACATCAAATATATCCCAAGGTTTAAATGGATTCACTTGAGTGAGAGGCTGGCTTATGAGAAGGCTGCGATGAAGCAGAGACTGCGGGCTGAGATCTCTCAGGCCAAGAAGGAGGCCCATTACTTGCAGACCAATGTGGAGAAGAGCAAACGGTTAAAGAAAAAGAAAGCTGTTAAAGAGGATTAg